Genomic DNA from Flavobacterium sp. N502540:
TATTTTTATAATATTTCCCCACTCCGTCGGCTCTCAGCCATAGCCAATCTTGTACATGTGGGTTTGCGTGGCACAAATCAGGGAAACCACCAAATGCGCCTTCATCATTATTACCATAGCTATTTTTGTAAAAATCGTTATAATTACGAGTGAATTTTCCCGAAGCAACTCCGCTAAAATTAGTCCAGGTGTTTGTTCCGGTAAAAGGATTTGCTTCCGATTGTCCACCGCTATTGTGATTGATCACAATGTCTGCGTATACTTTTAAATTCTCGGCATGTGCATTAGTGATTAAGTTAACCAGTTCGGTTTTTGAACCAAAACGGGTTTCGACAGAGCCATTTTGGTTGTAATCTCCAAAATCAAAATAATCTGTCGGGTCATATCCCATGGAGAAGGCACCGTTTTGTGCTTTAGAAGCCGGAGGAAGCCATATCGAACCAATTCCTGCATTAGACCAGGCGGTTACTTTACTGCTCACCGTGTTCCACCAAGTTCCTCCCGAAGGAACATCCCAGTAAAAGGCCTGCATCATAACACCGCCTCCGGGATTGTCTACATATTTTCCGGTCGATGATGAATTAGAAGTTCCGGTACTAAATGGTCTTCCATCGTGATGTGTAACGTTAATAATTTCGAATTGTTCGCTCTGAGCTTTAGAATCTTTTTCAGTGGTTTCATTTTGCGAACATGAACCTAAGAATGCAGTAATCGCTGCAATCAGGTAAAGTTGTAAAATTGGTTTTTTCATGATTTTCGGTTTGGTTTAAAAAGTTAATAAAGTTTGTAATTATAGTTTTAGGAGGTAAAAAGAGTTATTATTCGTAATTTATCTCTCTTTAAATTAGCAATTACATATCTAAAGTATGTGTTTTTTGATTTCATTTGATTTTACGGGAAATTAGTTATCCAACGAAAACGTTGTAGTATGGATAGCTTTTTTAGGGTAGGGGAGTTTAATGGCTTGGGATGTAATAGAGTATC
This window encodes:
- a CDS encoding alpha-amylase translates to MKKPILQLYLIAAITAFLGSCSQNETTEKDSKAQSEQFEIINVTHHDGRPFSTGTSNSSSTGKYVDNPGGGVMMQAFYWDVPSGGTWWNTVSSKVTAWSNAGIGSIWLPPASKAQNGAFSMGYDPTDYFDFGDYNQNGSVETRFGSKTELVNLITNAHAENLKVYADIVINHNSGGQSEANPFTGTNTWTNFSGVASGKFTRNYNDFYKNSYGNNDEGAFGGFPDLCHANPHVQDWLWLRADGVGKYYKNTMKFDGWRFDYVKGFGAWVVNSWNANVGGFSVGELWDSNVNTLNDWANNANSSVFDFACYYKMNDAFDGNNLALLNDDMMWKRNPYKAVTFVTNHDTDEIWSKLLAYSYILTHEGYPTIFYRDYEEWLDKNKLNNLIWIHNNKATGTTSILYADNDEYVARRNGYNGNPGLVVYINNSDTWQERWIQTNWANTQIKDFTGNSSWYPTTQADKWVKIQCPPKGYSIWSINQ